The Vibrio syngnathi DNA window CCTTCGTAGTTTTTATCTACGAATAAGCCTAGAACAGCGATCACTCGATCGCCATCCATTAATATCGGCGTTCTACGTCTTAACCAACTGGGTACTTGGTATTCCTGAAAAAGCTTTTTGAGTTTTCGACTATGACCACGACCAACCGGGTGAGCCGACAATCCCTCAGGGTTAAAGGTCACTCGCAGTGTTCCGCTCATTTTGTTGAGACTAAAACGTTGCGCCTCACTGTGGTTAGATACACCATCACTCACCGCTGAAGTTAAGTGTAGTTCCCCTAAACCATCAGGCAGAACTAAGCTATCTTCCATTGAGATATCACTTTGCCAGTTCGACAAGTCTTTGGTGTCTTGTACCAAATAGAGCTGATTATTAAAGCGCCTAATCTCAACCTCATTCAACACCAACTTAGGATTGGCATCTGCCTGAGCGCAGGCTACCTCAACCCATATAAGTTTTAGCTGCTTTTGGCTCGGCATCGGTTGATTGCAATGGCTCAACCACATTCTTAGCAAGCGTGCGCGCAGTAAATCAGAATGCTGAGATAAGGCTTCTATTTTTAGGCTCTTACTGTTACTGCCCCCCAAAGCTTGCTGTAAGTGAGACCCAAGTAGTTCGTCGAGTAGCGACTCTTGTTCTGCGCATAATTGAGCGCTTCGGCTAACTGACTCTCGAAAGCTAGGCCAACGCTCTGTCAACGTCGGAGTGACTTGATGACGAATGAAATTTCGGTCAAAGCGCAGATCCTGATTACTCTCATCTTCCACCCAAGCTAAGCCCATATCACGCGCAGACTCTTCAATACCAGTTCTAGTCACAGACAGCAGAGGGCGAACAATGATAGCTTCTCCAAACGGCATCACTTGAGCCATTGAAGAAAGTCCTTTCGGGCCACTGCCACGTTTTAACGCCAACAAAAAAGTTTCAAGTTGGTCATCAATGTGTTGGCCTGTAATTAGAACATCACCAAAACTAAGGTGCTTCTTAAGCGAATCATAACGAGCATCTCGAGCCAGCTTTTCAACGCTTTCTCCGCTGTTAATATCTAGAGATACTCGCTCGATGGCTAAAGGAACCGACGACACATCACACCATGTTTGGCATTGCTCAGCCCAAAGATCAGCATTCTTACTTAGACCGTGATGAACGTGTACCGCACAGCACTCAATGTGATGGGATTTAGCGTATTGCGCAGCCAATTCCAACAACACTCGTGAATCGACACCACCACTGAAAGCAACGACTAACCGACGAGGTTCGAGCTCGCTTTGTTGAAATGCAGAGGTAAAAGTTTCGATTAAGTGAGTCATGGGGTTAAGTGAGCCGTGTGTACTAATGAGAAAGGAGAATGTTTTAATAATAAAAAAGGGTTGGCACTGAGTCCAACCCTTTCATCAACTTGTTACGGAAAGCAAGTCTTATACCTTGCTAAGGTCGCTTATCAGCAGTAACCGTAGCTCATTAGACGCTGGTAACGACGCTCTAGAAGTGCTTCGTTATCAAATTGCTCTAACTCTTCTAACTGCTTAACTAACATGTCTTTCATGTTCTGAGCTGTCTGTATTGGATCGCGGTGCGCGCCACCTAGAGGCTCAGGGATGATTTCATCGATAAGCTCAAGCTCTTTAAGGCGAGGAGCAACTAGGCCCATCGCTTCAGCAGCTTGTGGTGCTTTATCTGAATCGCGCCATAAGATTGAAGCACAACCTTCTGGAGAGATTACTGAGTACGTAGAGTACTGAAGCATGTTCACGTAATCACCAACACCAATCGCTAGTGCACCACCAGAACCGCCTTCACCTACAACGTTACAGATAACCGGAACTGAAAGGCCAGCCATCACTTTTAGGTTCTTAGCGATAGCTTCAGATTGACCGCGCTCTTCAGCACCAACACCTGGGTAAGCACCCGCTGTGTCGATAAAGGTAATGATAGGCATGTTGAAGCGCTCAGCCGTTTCCATTAGGCGAAGTGCCTTACGGTAACCTTCTGGCTTTGGCATACCAAAGTTACGGATCACTTTCTCTTTAGTCTCACGACCTTTCTGGTGACCAATAACCATAACAGGACGGCCATTTAGACGAGCCATACCACCCACAATAGCTTTGTCGTCAGCGTATGCGCGATCGCCCGCCATCTCTTCAAACTCTGTGAATGCATGCTCCAGGTAATCTTTGGTGTAAGGACGTTGAGGGTGACGAGCAA harbors:
- the tilS gene encoding tRNA lysidine(34) synthetase TilS, with translation MTHLIETFTSAFQQSELEPRRLVVAFSGGVDSRVLLELAAQYAKSHHIECCAVHVHHGLSKNADLWAEQCQTWCDVSSVPLAIERVSLDINSGESVEKLARDARYDSLKKHLSFGDVLITGQHIDDQLETFLLALKRGSGPKGLSSMAQVMPFGEAIIVRPLLSVTRTGIEESARDMGLAWVEDESNQDLRFDRNFIRHQVTPTLTERWPSFRESVSRSAQLCAEQESLLDELLGSHLQQALGGSNSKSLKIEALSQHSDLLRARLLRMWLSHCNQPMPSQKQLKLIWVEVACAQADANPKLVLNEVEIRRFNNQLYLVQDTKDLSNWQSDISMEDSLVLPDGLGELHLTSAVSDGVSNHSEAQRFSLNKMSGTLRVTFNPEGLSAHPVGRGHSRKLKKLFQEYQVPSWLRRRTPILMDGDRVIAVLGLFVDKNYEGQDCEALWSK
- the accA gene encoding acetyl-CoA carboxylase carboxyl transferase subunit alpha, encoding MSLNFLEFEKPIAELEAKIEALRDVSRHGGDTAVDLDKEIEQLEKKSLELKQKIFSDLGAWQVAQLARHPQRPYTKDYLEHAFTEFEEMAGDRAYADDKAIVGGMARLNGRPVMVIGHQKGRETKEKVIRNFGMPKPEGYRKALRLMETAERFNMPIITFIDTAGAYPGVGAEERGQSEAIAKNLKVMAGLSVPVICNVVGEGGSGGALAIGVGDYVNMLQYSTYSVISPEGCASILWRDSDKAPQAAEAMGLVAPRLKELELIDEIIPEPLGGAHRDPIQTAQNMKDMLVKQLEELEQFDNEALLERRYQRLMSYGYC